ACAGCTACGGTTTTTAGAGACTTTTGAACCTGATAGGAAACCACATTCCTCCCCAGAAGGTCGATGGGAATGCTCGTTTCTGTGGGATTGGGATCCCCAGGCCGGCTCAGCCGGAGGACAGGTAGGGCGTCTCGCTGTGGTAGTTGTAGTCGGGACAGACCTTCTGCACCAGTTTGTAATCTACGCTGTAGAACGCGATGTAAATGCAGATGACTTTGAAGGGTTTGGAACACAACCAGGAGACATGGCTTTGGGTCTGCTCTTGGTAGCAGATCTTGGAAGGGTCAAAGTTGCACAGGGCAGTTTTTTTGGCGCGGTCTGTTTTCTCGTACTCGATGCGGCAGTTGAAGGACTTGGACTCCTTGGTCTCCAGCGTGGACTGTGGAGATGGCTCAAACTCCACCACCTTGGAGGGCGGCACCAGGCTGACAGAAACATTCCCCAGGCCCGTGGAGTTGTGTCGGAAATAAACGCTGAAGGTTCCGTTGCCGTGATCGACGATTTTCCCCGTGATCAGCAGGTTCAGCTTTACAGTTTTGATGTTGGAGTGGAAGTCACCCCACCCAAACATTTTCTTGAATTTCCCAGTTTTCACTATAGGTCTGCGCTTAGTTCGTGCCAGAGATTCCTGAACCTCCGTGATGTTGGACAACCAATCCCAAAAGTTTTCTATGCTGTCCGAGTAGGACACCTGGCCGTGTTTCAGCACTGGGGATGGTTTGACAAAGAGCCGTAGGGGGTTGATGATCCTGGAGTGGACCACGTTGTCAACCAGTGTCTCTGCAGCATCCTTGTCCTCCCAATCCAGCACCTCCGCGGCCTGCACCACCCGGCCGGTGTCACAGAACACCTGCTCCAAACAGAAACAGAGAGCAGGGTCAAGGGGGGGATGAAACAGCCAAGACACAGAAGGAGACATTGATATTTAGTTTTATACCCATAGGGTCTGAATCGGTCACCTGGACCACTGTAATGAGGAGTTTCCACTGCTCTATGAGAGTTCAAGGATTTAACTTAGAACAGCTTATGGAAGATGCAAAAATCTCAATAGGAAACATCCATGGGGACTCTTGTCCAACCTTTGGACAGGATGATGGCTGTGATGTGCAAGAGCAGGCAGGTGCCCCATGCTCACAGATTTGTTAGATGAATACCTGACTGGGGAAAGTGAAAATCCTGAAGACCTCTCTGCTAAAAGATGGAGTGAAATAGAACAGCACAAATTTCCActcccttcctttttctccccacaaCCTTCCAGCAGGTTTAGGCTTAAAATCCTGTTCTGTTGGTGCAAGTGTCTCCTAAACCATTTATTGTACGTTTATCTTTTCTGGTGCTGCTTTTTCCATTTGATCCAAACCTAGTTTGCACGTTTGTGCCCCTAATTTGACACAGTGGCCCTGTTTTGGTGTGCTGGTttcagctgcacagctgcccgTGCTTACCAAGGCCCAGctttccagcagtgctgagcactcccagccacacagcacagctcagtttTAAGATCCATGACTTTTAAGGCCAAGCTGAGTCTGCAATCAGAAAGCAAAACTTCCTTCTGGTAGTGACAGAATGGCCTTAAGGTTTCAGAGTCAAACACACAGTCAAACTCAGTAAAATTTCCAGCTCAGTGCAGATACACATATCCCAGGTGTTTCCCTGCTCTCTTTGGCAGACAAGTCCTGTTGGAAATGCAGAACTCCAGTGTATGATCCAAAGGTCAGAAGGAAGATCTGTGTTTCAACAGGATAGAAATGATCATCTGACTTTTTAGGTCCTTTAAATCTTGAGTAAATCTTTGGAGAAGCTTTTTGTAGAATGCCTTTGGAGAAGGTGTTTTTAGGGTCTGTTCTGTTTAGAACTGCCTTCCACAGTCCTCCTAAtgtacaaaagaaaaactttttcagCTGCATCTATTTCTACAAAATGTGTGAACAGAACAAAGAGATGTTTAAAATGGGAAGAAGAAAGGACACTGTTGTcctgcctgtgtccccagtgaCAAACTGCTGCTGGCCAAATTCTGCTCTTGCTCCATCACTGATCCCACAGTGCCAGGATCCAGGTGGATCCCAGTCTAACTAATGCAGGAATGGGGTTTTCACTCTCCAGCAGCAACATTACAGGGTGGAAGTTTGCCTAAAGCAGCCAAAATACAGAATGCAGATGTGGAATGTGTGGGATGGAATTTTGTGCTTCGTGTCTCACGAGGGAAACCTCAGTGTTGGGcttgcttttccctctgctcctgatCCCAAAGGGTCTCCTGCACCTCTGGTTCCTCACAGGGCTCTGTTTGTACAATATCCAGCTGTTATTTCTATAAATtgcaatttttcatttcatcatCTGCCAAAGATTAGAAACTCCAAAGCCCTTAATCTTCAGTGGGGCCTGTTCTGCAGCAATAGGCTCCAAACCAGAGCCCAAACCCACCACCACATGTCCTTCCTGATCACCCCTAATGCAGTGATTATGAAATGTGGAACAGCAGCAACATTCACAGCTTGAATGTTGAAAGGTGACCATCATTATTGCtaaatcataaaatcacagaatggtctgggctggaagggatcttaaagatcattcATTTCCAAACCCCACCTTCCAGCCTGCCTTGAACAATTTCAGGAACCTGTTGcagtgcctcatcaccctcacagtaaaaaatttcttcctaataacTAATCTAAAGCTCCTTCAGCTTAAGGCCATTCCGCTTGTCCTGTCACTTATTTTTCACTAGAAATAAATCCAAGGCTAGGTGGAAATGCAGTGGGCCAGGTGTGTCTCTgcaaaaatactttatttccTTCTTCAGATTAAAAGTGGGGGAAGAAAAGACAACAGTGATCACTCTCAGCCCTAGACCTTGTATGTCAACTTTCTGCCTCtatcttatattttttttttatggctgAGCTAGGAACCCGAGGAAATAGGAGATTCTAATGGAAACAGTGACAGATGCTGATCTGTACCAGCCCAAATAGCACTGTCATAATGATGCTGGGGGAAACATCACTTGTGCTGTGATGGAAAGTTCCTGGTGAAGCTCTGTCATGTTTATGAGAGGCTCTTCAGCCACTGCTAAGCCTGTCAGCAGCCCAGGATCAGCCGTGTGATGCTGAGATCGCTGGCCATCCCCTCTGGCAGGGAAATCACTCCCCTGCTGCAGAGAATGACTCTGCTCACACCAAGCAAGAAGTGCTGCACACATTCACCCATCCCCAACTTGACCTGGGGCCTTGAGAAGCACAAAAAAGAGacttttctgctgcttttttagaTTACAGCTGGGCCCAGGGGTGCTGGAACACCAGAAACTTTCCTCATTTGCACAGctaaatgaaatgcaatttaaaatgcTAATGACCACTCAAACCATGGGCACCTACAGCTGGTATTGCTATTAGCAACTGAGTCAGAGGGAAAAGGGCTTGGATATTTTAAGGTGAAATTTATGGAAAGGAAGCTGTTTGGTTCACAGGGGATTCTGGCTTTGCTGGTGCCTGCACCCAGCTCTGAGTGTCCTCTGGCAAGGGCACAGGAACACCCTCAAACATCCTTCAGGGCTCCTTGTCTTCTGCAGTGCTTATTGAAATCCTGCAATGGCTCTTTGGCTTCTCTCCCCTGGCCTTTTATGAGGAGATGCAGAGGACATTGAGCCGTGAGCTCGGTGTATTTCTCTTCTGGGGGCTCTCACACCAGATGAGATGGCAGAGTGCTGCTTTCCCAGGGGTGCCTTGCTGAAGGCTCTGataggaaaggaagaaatatgTGGGTATagggctggggatggctgaCGGGTGGGAAACATTAACACATGCTGAAGCCAGGCAGGTTTGCCACATCAATAGCGTATCAGGACACAAGTATTTCAAGACCATGATGgtgaaatcacagaattgcaCCTTGCTAGACTACTGCTACTTTTATTTATGTAGTTGTTACACCAAATGAGGTTTACTCATGGGGTAACGAAACACACCCCTGAAGCTGCAGTGACCTGGTCTATTCCATGTGGTAACAGAACAGCTTTCACAACACAGGAGTGTGAAATCATTGATAAATTGAAATACAAGGATGTAATACCCCTGTTTAAGGCCCAGACAGCAATGCCTAGTGTCTGCAGAAAGCTGTACCTTACATAAAGCTGGAGCTTACTCAAACTTACTTTGAttgagtatttttttcctcctcttttttgaagtattttgcaAGGCTGTGGGATTCTCCAGTCTTGCACAGCCTTAATTCTTGACTCTGCTCCATCCTAGTGCTGTCTTGTTCCACTAATTTCATTACAGGGGCGAGATTCAGGAGCTGACAGAATTCCTGTTTGCtcagagggctgcagggaagccCTCATGGCTCAGGGGGGTAAATTGGTTGTGTTTTGCAAATATTCAGTTAAAAAAGGAGCTTAACAAAGAACTGCCTGGTTGTGCTCAGTGCCTGcctcagcagcaggcaggaacgAGGGGACACTGCTCAGAGATGTGAATGGTGTTTGTGCTTTTGTAATGTAAAACCTTTGTGGagtgcagatttttttcctgttttgaatAAAGCTTTTGCAGAATAAGAGAACCCAACTCTAACACTTGTTTTTTCCCAAGGCCCTTCCCTCACTGGCTGCATTTTGCTGTTAGTGAGGAAGGGCCCATGGCTTTGTTCAGCTGTTTATTCACATTGGTTAGCAATTTCCGggcaataaaaaaatctgtattaaaAGAATGCAGCACATGCTGGAAAAAACTACTTCCTCAGCATCTTTCCATTTCACTATAATGCATCACTATAGTGAAAAATATTGCTGGTAGGGTATTTGAAAAATACCAGCTTAGGGAAGTTAGTGTATCC
This genomic window from Ammospiza caudacuta isolate bAmmCau1 chromosome 8, bAmmCau1.pri, whole genome shotgun sequence contains:
- the NXPH2 gene encoding neurexophilin-2, coding for MVPLQPLPLVVVQGVLQLVFCDTGRVVQAAEVLDWEDKDAAETLVDNVVHSRIINPLRLFVKPSPVLKHGQVSYSDSIENFWDWLSNITEVQESLARTKRRPIVKTGKFKKMFGWGDFHSNIKTVKLNLLITGKIVDHGNGTFSVYFRHNSTGLGNVSVSLVPPSKVVEFEPSPQSTLETKESKSFNCRIEYEKTDRAKKTALCNFDPSKICYQEQTQSHVSWLCSKPFKVICIYIAFYSVDYKLVQKVCPDYNYHSETPYLSSG